In a genomic window of Candidatus Bathyarchaeota archaeon:
- a CDS encoding 4Fe-4S dicluster domain-containing protein codes for MAAKIQSRKFVSVDPSKCIGCGMCEYACTVEKGEGIWNPIHSRIRVVRMAPVFNFALSCRGCVDAKCVKACPERAITQSQTTGLLIIDDEKCKGCDWCVQACDHGGITIHAETGKAIACNLCNGDPQCVKTCPEEALEIVESDEEADKRFNDALATLPQQAQQLTSVVNKKDWRPLLSVAEARSERITEKLEALNKKAQEKKLQKQEQ; via the coding sequence ATGGCCGCTAAAATTCAATCAAGGAAATTTGTTTCAGTTGACCCAAGCAAATGCATTGGATGCGGAATGTGCGAGTACGCCTGCACCGTAGAAAAAGGCGAAGGTATATGGAATCCTATTCATTCCAGAATTCGCGTTGTCCGCATGGCACCCGTATTTAACTTTGCACTCAGCTGCCGCGGATGCGTTGACGCTAAATGTGTGAAAGCCTGCCCCGAACGCGCCATAACTCAGTCACAAACCACTGGTTTACTCATTATTGATGATGAGAAATGCAAGGGATGCGACTGGTGTGTCCAAGCCTGTGACCACGGTGGAATAACTATCCATGCTGAAACTGGCAAAGCTATTGCGTGCAATCTGTGTAATGGTGACCCGCAATGTGTAAAAACTTGCCCTGAAGAAGCTCTTGAAATTGTTGAATCTGACGAAGAAGCTGACAAACGCTTCAATGACGCTTTAGCAACGCTTCCACAGCAAGCTCAACAGTTAACCTCGGTCGTTAACAAGAAAGACTGGCGACCCTTGCTCTCCGTTGCGGAAGCGCGTTCTGAGCGAATAACCGAAAAACTTGAAGCCCTCAACAAGAAGGCTCAAGAAAAGAAACTACAAAAGCAAGAACAGTAG